In the Kitasatospora terrestris genome, one interval contains:
- the abc-f gene encoding ribosomal protection-like ABC-F family protein yields MISANALELRAGARVLIESASFRIAPGDRIGLVGRNGAGKTTLTKVLAGEGLPAGGTVTTSGEVGYLPQDPRTGDLDVLAKDRILSARGLDTVLRKMRENEDRMANGQGATRERAMKKYANLETEFLTKGGYAAEAEAATIAAALGLPDRILNQPLHTLSGGQRRRVELARILFSDADILLLDEPTNHLDADSIVWLREFLKTYKGGFIVISHDVDLVETVVNKVFYLDANRAQIDIYNMGWKQYQQQREDDEKRRKRERANAEKKAATLNAQADKMRAKATKTVAAQNMARRAEKLLSGLEQARVSDKVAKLRFPDPAPCGKTPMTAAGLSKSYGSLEIFTDVDLAIDRGSKVVVLGLNGAGKTTLLRMLAGVEKPDTGEVIPGHGLKIGYYAQEHETLDPDRTVLENMRSAAPDTDLVQIRKILGSFLFSGDDVDKPAGVLSGGEKTRLALATLVVSSANVLLLDEPTNNLDPASREEILGALRSFTGAVVLVTHDEGAVDALQPERIILLPDGVEDLWSPAYHDLVSLA; encoded by the coding sequence ATGATTTCCGCGAACGCCCTGGAGCTGCGCGCCGGTGCCCGCGTCCTGATCGAGTCCGCCTCCTTCCGGATCGCCCCCGGCGACCGGATCGGGCTGGTCGGCCGCAACGGCGCCGGCAAGACGACGCTCACCAAGGTGCTGGCCGGCGAGGGCCTCCCGGCCGGCGGCACCGTGACCACCTCCGGCGAGGTCGGCTACCTGCCGCAGGACCCCCGCACCGGTGACCTCGACGTCCTCGCCAAGGACCGCATCCTCTCCGCCCGCGGCCTCGACACCGTGCTGCGCAAGATGCGCGAGAACGAGGACCGGATGGCCAACGGCCAGGGCGCGACCCGCGAGCGGGCGATGAAGAAGTACGCCAACCTGGAGACCGAGTTCCTCACCAAGGGCGGCTACGCGGCCGAGGCCGAGGCGGCCACCATCGCCGCCGCCCTGGGCCTGCCGGACCGGATCCTCAACCAGCCGCTGCACACCCTCTCCGGTGGTCAGCGCCGCCGCGTCGAGCTCGCCCGGATCCTCTTCTCGGACGCCGACATCCTGCTGCTCGACGAGCCGACCAACCACCTGGACGCCGACTCCATCGTCTGGCTCCGGGAGTTCCTGAAGACCTACAAGGGCGGCTTCATCGTCATCTCGCACGACGTCGACCTGGTCGAGACCGTCGTCAACAAGGTGTTCTACCTGGACGCCAACCGCGCCCAGATCGACATCTACAACATGGGCTGGAAGCAGTACCAGCAGCAGCGCGAGGACGACGAGAAGCGCCGCAAGCGCGAGCGCGCCAACGCCGAGAAGAAGGCCGCCACCCTCAACGCGCAGGCCGACAAGATGCGCGCCAAGGCCACCAAGACGGTCGCCGCGCAGAACATGGCCCGCCGCGCCGAGAAGCTGCTGTCCGGGCTGGAGCAGGCGCGCGTCTCCGACAAGGTCGCCAAGCTGCGCTTCCCGGACCCGGCGCCCTGCGGCAAGACCCCGATGACCGCCGCCGGCCTGTCGAAGTCCTACGGCTCGCTGGAGATCTTCACCGACGTCGACCTGGCGATCGACCGCGGCTCCAAGGTGGTCGTGCTCGGCCTGAACGGCGCGGGCAAGACCACCCTGCTGCGGATGCTCGCCGGGGTCGAGAAGCCGGACACCGGCGAGGTGATCCCCGGCCACGGCCTGAAGATCGGCTACTACGCGCAGGAGCACGAGACCCTCGACCCGGACCGCACGGTGCTGGAGAACATGCGCTCCGCCGCGCCCGACACCGACCTGGTGCAGATCCGGAAGATCCTCGGCTCCTTCCTCTTCTCCGGCGACGACGTGGACAAGCCGGCCGGCGTGCTCTCCGGCGGCGAGAAGACCCGTCTGGCCCTGGCCACCCTGGTGGTCTCCAGCGCCAACGTGCTGCTGCTCGACGAGCCGACCAACAACCTGGACCCGGCCAGCCGCGAGGAGATCCTCGGTGCGCTGCGCTCCTTCACCGGTGCGGTGGTGCTGGTGACCCACGACGAGGGCGCGGTCGACGCGCTCCAGCCGGAGCGGATCATCCTGCTGCCCGACGGCGTCGAGGACCTGTGGAGCCCCGCCTACCACGACCTGGTCTCCCTGGCGTGA
- the ypfJ gene encoding KPN_02809 family neutral zinc metallopeptidase, giving the protein MQFDDDARLDTSQVEDRRGLPGGRAAVGGGLVGILAVLVAVVFGVDPALFGVSDDPVAPPVGQATSSAQLQSACRTGADAGRRQDCRILATVNSVQDYWKSEFARRQGQYAPAATVLFTDRVATACGTASSAVGPFYCPSDRKAYLDLGFFDQMTTRLGARGGPFAEAYVVAHEYGHHVQNLTGTTAKVGGDRQGADSASVKLELQADCYAGVWAHHATTTPQASTGRPLITDLTDQDIAQALDAAQAVGDDRIQQRATGRTNPESWTHGSSAQRKQWFTTGYRTGDMAQCNTFD; this is encoded by the coding sequence ATGCAATTCGACGACGACGCGCGGCTGGACACCTCTCAGGTGGAGGACCGGCGCGGTCTTCCGGGCGGCCGGGCGGCGGTGGGCGGCGGGCTGGTCGGCATCCTCGCGGTGCTGGTGGCGGTGGTCTTCGGAGTGGACCCGGCGCTGTTCGGGGTGTCCGACGACCCGGTGGCGCCGCCGGTCGGACAGGCCACCAGCTCGGCCCAGCTGCAGTCCGCGTGCCGGACCGGGGCGGACGCCGGCCGGCGGCAGGACTGCCGGATCCTGGCCACCGTCAACAGCGTGCAGGACTACTGGAAGAGCGAGTTCGCCCGCCGTCAGGGCCAGTACGCGCCCGCCGCCACCGTGCTGTTCACCGACCGGGTGGCGACCGCCTGCGGGACGGCCAGTTCGGCGGTCGGCCCCTTCTACTGCCCGTCCGACCGCAAGGCCTACCTCGACCTCGGCTTCTTCGACCAGATGACGACCCGGCTGGGCGCCCGGGGCGGGCCGTTCGCCGAGGCGTACGTGGTGGCCCACGAGTACGGGCACCACGTGCAGAACCTGACCGGCACCACGGCGAAGGTCGGCGGCGACCGGCAGGGCGCGGACAGCGCCTCGGTCAAGCTGGAGCTGCAGGCGGACTGCTACGCGGGCGTCTGGGCGCACCACGCCACCACCACCCCGCAGGCCTCCACCGGACGACCGCTGATCACGGACCTGACGGACCAGGACATCGCGCAGGCGCTGGACGCGGCGCAGGCGGTCGGCGACGACCGGATCCAGCAGCGCGCCACCGGGCGGACCAACCCGGAGAGCTGGACGCACGGCTCCTCGGCGCAGCGGAAGCAGTGGTTCACCACCGGCTACCGGACCGGTGACATGGCGCAGTGCAACACCTTCGACTGA